In Geobacillus kaustophilus, a genomic segment contains:
- a CDS encoding spore germination protein: protein MPSFISGPIKITHVSGDGTVNFGDVLQITPKSTLKSNTGSGGGNNGDFLQTNTFVSFTNASDPDLVDSNNTANN from the coding sequence ATGCCTTCATTTATTAGCGGTCCGATTAAGATCACCCATGTCAGCGGCGACGGCACGGTGAATTTCGGCGACGTCTTGCAAATCACACCAAAGAGCACGTTGAAATCCAACACCGGCTCAGGCGGAGGCAACAACGGGGACTTCCTGCAGACGAATACGTTCGTCAGCTTTACGAATGCAAGCGATCCGGACTTGGTAGACTCCAATAATACCGCCAACAATTAA
- a CDS encoding spore germination protein, with protein MPAFVGVVKLNSIGSSGVFHIGDVFAISPQSVTKTFAGAGSFNTGDGLHIYNYYSNTNTNDADVADENVVGNV; from the coding sequence ATGCCGGCTTTTGTCGGAGTCGTCAAACTGAACAGCATCGGAAGCAGCGGCGTGTTCCATATTGGCGATGTGTTTGCCATTTCCCCGCAAAGCGTAACGAAAACGTTCGCCGGGGCCGGTTCGTTTAACACCGGCGACGGGCTTCATATTTACAACTACTACAGCAATACGAATACGAATGACGCCGATGTCGCCGATGAAAATGTCGTCGGAAACGTTTGA
- a CDS encoding spore germination protein GerPB: MRVYISQSIYIHQLRIGSVTNSSVLQIGSAGSIQALSTLANTGGFTGPAPQATVPPGASAPLVPLHSATR; this comes from the coding sequence GTGCGCGTTTACATCAGCCAAAGCATTTACATCCATCAGTTGCGGATCGGCTCGGTCACCAATTCGTCCGTTTTGCAAATTGGAAGCGCCGGCAGCATTCAAGCGCTCTCGACGCTTGCCAACACCGGCGGATTCACCGGCCCAGCCCCGCAAGCAACCGTGCCGCCCGGTGCATCCGCTCCCCTCGTTCCTCTCCATTCAGCAACCCGTTAA
- a CDS encoding spore germination protein GerPC: MSIYEYFVKLHRYLLWQTKKIRALERRLHALEARLREMEAQPRTSIERIEYKFDQLKVETLEGTLNIGIAPPGAGGTIEDFAVEPVKTVIPKPEPVLMRPIQEKVAAYLNGEASETLKRLEQQYDRRLDDTYRQFILQDIARQTDERIRFYLQEKANHGYVPSGDRDEAVENEIFQKVKADIEQSLDAFLKHLPSGEGST, translated from the coding sequence ATGAGCATTTACGAGTATTTCGTCAAGCTGCACCGCTATTTATTATGGCAAACAAAAAAAATACGGGCGCTGGAACGCCGTCTCCACGCACTCGAAGCCCGTCTTCGGGAAATGGAGGCTCAGCCGCGCACATCGATCGAACGAATTGAGTATAAATTTGACCAGCTCAAAGTGGAAACACTCGAAGGAACGCTAAACATCGGGATCGCTCCGCCCGGAGCCGGCGGTACAATTGAAGACTTTGCCGTCGAACCGGTCAAAACCGTGATTCCAAAGCCGGAACCGGTGCTGATGCGCCCGATTCAAGAAAAAGTAGCCGCCTATCTCAATGGGGAAGCGTCGGAAACGCTAAAACGCCTTGAGCAGCAATACGACCGCCGCCTTGACGATACGTACCGCCAGTTCATTTTGCAAGACATCGCCCGGCAAACAGATGAACGCATCCGCTTCTATTTGCAAGAGAAAGCCAACCATGGCTACGTCCCGTCCGGTGACCGCGATGAGGCGGTCGAAAATGAAATTTTTCAAAAAGTGAAAGCCGATATCGAACAATCGCTCGATGCGTTTTTGAAACATTTGCCTTCAGGGGAGGGATCGACGTGA
- a CDS encoding spore germination protein GerPE, producing the protein MKRTSVVQTFHAETLIISSVLQIGDSERISARTRAFAVQRQYELFFGPEGEQIFPVFAKPIPRWTSPPPAAARQTLHESPVISVQSVRVLAISSSAIVHIGSTSTAEAEARIKHIRQLAGSESSAPTRGRDS; encoded by the coding sequence GTGAAACGAACGTCAGTTGTGCAAACGTTCCATGCGGAAACACTCATCATTAGCTCTGTGCTGCAAATCGGCGACTCAGAGCGAATTTCCGCCCGCACGCGCGCCTTTGCCGTTCAGCGGCAATATGAACTATTTTTTGGTCCAGAAGGAGAACAAATATTCCCTGTTTTTGCGAAGCCGATCCCGCGCTGGACTTCTCCACCGCCGGCAGCCGCACGCCAAACGCTCCATGAGTCCCCGGTCATTTCCGTTCAGTCTGTGCGTGTGCTCGCCATTTCTTCGTCCGCCATCGTCCATATCGGCTCGACCTCAACAGCAGAGGCAGAGGCAAGAATTAAACATATCCGCCAGCTGGCCGGATCTGAGTCGAGCGCGCCAACAAGAGGGAGGGATTCATAA
- a CDS encoding spore germination protein: MPSFVGPIKINNVSSGAVVQMGDCLYIAPKVATKTQAGSGGFNTGDFVMTNNAISFTNAFDPDVSDQNVAANN; encoded by the coding sequence ATGCCTTCGTTTGTCGGCCCGATTAAAATCAACAACGTCAGCAGCGGAGCTGTCGTTCAAATGGGCGACTGTCTGTACATCGCGCCGAAAGTCGCCACGAAAACGCAAGCCGGATCCGGCGGGTTCAACACCGGCGACTTTGTGATGACGAACAACGCCATCAGCTTTACAAACGCGTTTGATCCGGATGTATCCGACCAAAACGTGGCCGCCAACAACTGA